In the genome of Malania oleifera isolate guangnan ecotype guangnan chromosome 5, ASM2987363v1, whole genome shotgun sequence, the window GTTCTCTTCTCGGAGGAAACTTCCCAGAGAAAGAGGGAGAACATTTGGTACAAAAACAGCTCCATGGTGGCCTACTTTGGTGCCAAGTGGCGGAAGCCCATTCCCCAGAGCAGTCCTCCCTTGCTTCTCTTTCCCCCATAACAAACTAATCCAATCTCAAAACCCCCTTTATTTTCTGAACTAAATTCTAAATCCCCACTCAAAATCTCGTCCTCTTCATGCTCATATCATGCCAAACAACAAAAACAGAGCTACTACTGGAAACCACACTACTCCAACTTCTCCCTCTCAAGCCGTCGAGAAGCCCCGACCTGTTCCCTTCTCGTCCATGCTCAAAATCTTCAACACCAGGCTCCGGAGCCTCTGCTCCCGCTGCCGCTGGCCCACCCGCCTCCGCCTCCGCCGCCGCCCCAAGCCCAAAGTCCTCGTCAAGACCGTCGGAAAACCCACCCCCGCTGCGCAATCCGATCCTAAATTCAGCCCCGGCTCCGCGGCCATTCACCCAAATGCGCAATTGGGCGGTTCTGATTCCTCTGAATCCGAAAGGACAATCCGAATCGCCACATTTAATGCTTCCCTCTTCTCCATGGCACCTGCGGTTCCCAATACTGAGGGTTCGGCGAGTATAGACTCTGGAAATGGAGATTTTGCGGTGGTTAGGAGATCCCCGGAAATTAATTTGAGAGCGAAATCTGCAAATGACCGTCCGAGGGGCattctgaagcagtctcctcTGCATCCCAATTCCAACGACAATTCAGAGAACCTTTCCAGGCAGCAGAAGTTTGCGAGATCGAAATTACGGGTTTCCATCAATCTGCCCGATAACGAGATTTCGTTGGAACGGAGCCGAAAATTGAGCTTCGCGGAAGACGAAAACGAGGGTTCTTCGAGCAACAGCATGAGCAGAATTCTGAGAGGAAAGGCTCCTCTGAGACCCTCTTCGAGTTTCTCTTCAAATGATGGAAATGGAGCGGATTGTGAGAGCTACAGAAGCAGAACAACACTGGTTGAAGTTCTTAGAGAGCTGGATGCTGATATATTGGCCCTGCAAGATGTGAAGGCAGAGGAGGAGAAAGGCATGAAGCCTCTGTCCGATTTAGCTGCTGCTTTGGGGATGAACTATGTGTTTGCGGAGAGCTGGGCACCTGAGTACGGCAACGCCGTCTTGTCCAAATGGCCCATTAAGAGGTGGAAAGCTCTGAAGATCTTTGATGATACAGATTTCaggtttgtatttcattttttttttttctttcctaattGCACAGAACAAATTCCTAATTTTCTCTTGTTTTTCATCCCTGTTGCTCTCTGTTTTCCCTAAATAACAATAACCAATAATCGTCACGCTTTCATTCATTGAAGGAATACATGTTCCTAATCAATGTGAAAATCATATAATTAAAGAACAAAATGTTTACTTTTTGAGAAAAGTGAGTTATTATTCAAGACCCTTTCCTTGAATCTTTTACATGAAGCCAGGAaaatgtactttatatttacttttttcttaattattctccagaTAAAACAAAATTAATCCCTAAAAATCACTTTCCACCTTTTTTTATGTgtaatttttttcacttttttgcTTCATTTTCCTTAGGTTATGATGATGCTAAGCTATTTCCAATTCAAGCACTGCTCAAAACTCAAATCAAGAATTGAGCctatttattttgtattatttacaGACAATACAGCTCCAATTCATTGGTACAGTAAAAGTGAACATGCTAAGATCTATTATGGACTAACAGCTGTAGGCACTGCAGATGGAGTTGAAatatccttctttttcttttaactttTGCTGAACTAGCGTATGGGTCGTCTTCAAATAACAAATCATTTCCAGGTCTCTGGATTTTTCTTATTACTCAAAactgttgataaattttgtggaCATTACTAAATTTTAGAAACTTTCCAAAACTGCTCAGTAGCACTGTAAAGATAGCAGTTCTTTCTATTAGCAGGAATAACATCTTTTTCTTGctttagttttcaatttttttgtttcaattttcttctaattttctaattattttggAAATCCCTTGCCCTGTCCTGCATCAATCCAGATTATAGCTGTTGTAGGTGTTCCCAAATAACTTTGCTGCATTGAACCAAAATTTCCATTTCAACCATCTACTGCTTCTTTTCCCTTCCAATAAAAACATCATATTATTAATTACAAAGCTTCTGTCATCTGTCATTGCTTGTTTATGGAGAATGATTTGAGTGAAATTCAACAGTTTCACTGCTTGCTGATCTTTGATAATGCTTGTTTCCAGGAAAAATACAAATCAAGAAAAGTAGATTGAGGAACCAATGTTTGTGTGTATTTTTAGCATAACTTGTGTTTAATAACAGCTGCATATCCTGAGGATTTCTTATGCTTAAAGATcacaaaaggaaaaatataaaaatatcataTGGTGGACTATCTTATGCTTCAACATTGCATACACTACAGGAATGTTCTGAAGACAACAATTGATGTGCCCCAGATAGGAGAAGTTAACTTCCACTGCACCCACCTCGATCATTTTGACGAAAACTGGCGAATGAAACAAATCAATGCTATAATCCAATATAGTGATGAACCTCACATCTTAGCAGGCGGTCTAAATTCTCTCGACGAGTCTGATTACTCACAAGAAAGATGGGCAGATATTGTTAAGGTAAATGCTTCTCATTCCTTGCAACTACTTTTTCTTTCGGATCATAAAATTGTTGATTCTTGTTAAATGGAGATTTATGTGCCAGTATCATGAAGACATGGGAAAGCCTACCCCAAAGGTTGAGTTAATGAAATTCTTGAAAGAGAGACAATACACCGACGCCAAAGACTTCCCCGCGGAATGCGAACCGGTTGTCATGATCGCAAAAGGCCAAAGTACGAAAcccctttttctcaaatcttTTTGGTTATGAATGCAACTTGATTCTCTCCTCAAAACTTCAATACTTAACTTTAATGCAGGCGTACAGGGGACATGTAAGTATGGGACTAGGGTAGATTACATATTGTCATCCCCAAATTCGCCATACAAGTTTGTTCCGGGGTCGTACTCGGTTTTGTCCTCGAAAGGGACTTCTGACCATCACATTGTGAAGGTCGATATAAAAAAGTTGGATGACTGTGATCAAGAAAATGGCAGCAGAAGGCAGCAGCAGCAACCAAAACAGAAGGTTGTAAAGATAAACTCCGCATCACCAAATGGTATATTTAGAATGAGTGCAGGGGATAGGTAGACTAGGTTCATTTCCATGGTAGGCATAGATTTCACATTGTTTCTTCAAGTTAATGTGAGAGGAGGGGCAGCTGATTTTGAGCCTGCATCCCTTTGCCACTTGTAAATCATTTTAAGTATGCACTCTTTACATGCCTTGTAAATCATTTAACAAATTTTACTTCATTAGTCTTTCAGGGTGCATGTGGATAAATTATTGAAGTTTTTAAAATGAATAGACATTAAATTTGAGATTTTACAAAACCCAGAATAATAAATATCTTATTGAATGCTTCattcattattttttaaatttcattttaataataataataatcataataatcatgattttaaaaatttggtGGGAATGCTTGATGCTTGatgatttcaaaatcataataGTTGATGTTTCTATGGTTATTAAATGTTGTCGTTAGAAAAA includes:
- the LOC131155449 gene encoding uncharacterized protein LOC131155449, with amino-acid sequence MPNNKNRATTGNHTTPTSPSQAVEKPRPVPFSSMLKIFNTRLRSLCSRCRWPTRLRLRRRPKPKVLVKTVGKPTPAAQSDPKFSPGSAAIHPNAQLGGSDSSESERTIRIATFNASLFSMAPAVPNTEGSASIDSGNGDFAVVRRSPEINLRAKSANDRPRGILKQSPLHPNSNDNSENLSRQQKFARSKLRVSINLPDNEISLERSRKLSFAEDENEGSSSNSMSRILRGKAPLRPSSSFSSNDGNGADCESYRSRTTLVEVLRELDADILALQDVKAEEEKGMKPLSDLAAALGMNYVFAESWAPEYGNAVLSKWPIKRWKALKIFDDTDFRNVLKTTIDVPQIGEVNFHCTHLDHFDENWRMKQINAIIQYSDEPHILAGGLNSLDESDYSQERWADIVKYHEDMGKPTPKVELMKFLKERQYTDAKDFPAECEPVVMIAKGQSVQGTCKYGTRVDYILSSPNSPYKFVPGSYSVLSSKGTSDHHIVKVDIKKLDDCDQENGSRRQQQQPKQKVVKINSASPNGIFRMSAGDR